In Devosia sp. XK-2, one DNA window encodes the following:
- a CDS encoding dihydrofolate reductase family protein, with protein MRKVTAGLFHSVDGVVEDPFKFQFDSFDDELGEMLTGVQNQVDTVLMGRVGWAEWAGYWPNAEQDLDFAQFINDVPKYVASNTLKTGDMAQWSNSSLIEGDVVDFVRGLKSQPGGEIAAMGGISLVRQLLFAGLMDELSLITHPVVAGEGRHLFEPGDPTTRLELVRCDVTSKGNVVQVYRKRAA; from the coding sequence ATGCGTAAAGTGACAGCCGGTCTTTTTCATTCCGTCGATGGGGTGGTCGAGGACCCGTTCAAGTTCCAGTTCGACAGTTTCGACGATGAGCTCGGGGAAATGCTGACCGGGGTGCAGAACCAGGTCGACACCGTGCTCATGGGCCGGGTCGGCTGGGCGGAATGGGCGGGTTATTGGCCCAATGCCGAGCAGGACCTGGATTTCGCCCAGTTCATCAATGACGTGCCCAAATATGTGGCCTCGAACACGCTGAAAACGGGTGACATGGCGCAATGGTCCAATTCGTCCCTTATCGAGGGCGATGTGGTGGACTTTGTTCGCGGTCTGAAGTCCCAGCCGGGCGGCGAGATTGCGGCCATGGGCGGCATTTCGCTGGTGCGGCAATTGCTTTTTGCCGGGTTGATGGACGAGCTTTCGCTCATCACCCATCCGGTGGTTGCAGGTGAGGGCCGGCATCTGTTCGAGCCGGGCGATCCGACCACGCGGCTGGAACTGGTCCGTTGCGATGTCACCTCAAAGGGCAATGTGGTGCAGGTCTATCGGAAGCGGGCGGCGTAG
- a CDS encoding DUF3445 domain-containing protein translates to MTPLPYDLSARLFRIGTRPLDPADWLEPDAAMAAQLAEKAKLLKERKDAVFEELAGSRKAQAELLALLADHLPRHFPELWRHSSTGIEVIPTNETIDLTGPGSPLLIATKLVQDDLLILQRDETGWRLSAASLCFPSSWVLSEKMGKVLADIHAPVPGFGPGTRQAEVMARMFDAMRVETPMIRWNFSLYGDDRLFHPDMSGPHDSRFGAGERADPVYLRVERQTLRKLPETGAIAFTIRISVHPLERLEAHEDATQIAASLIDQIEALTPEQLDYKGLTREKNRVVTRLTELAGRGSASLLP, encoded by the coding sequence ATGACGCCCCTGCCCTATGACCTTTCCGCCCGCCTGTTCCGGATCGGCACCAGGCCGCTCGACCCGGCAGATTGGCTCGAACCCGACGCCGCCATGGCCGCACAATTGGCGGAAAAGGCAAAGCTCCTTAAAGAACGAAAAGACGCTGTCTTTGAGGAATTGGCAGGCAGCCGCAAGGCGCAGGCCGAACTGCTGGCCCTGCTGGCCGACCATCTTCCAAGGCATTTTCCGGAACTATGGCGCCATAGCAGCACCGGAATCGAAGTCATTCCGACCAATGAGACGATTGATCTCACAGGTCCTGGAAGCCCGCTGCTGATCGCTACAAAACTGGTGCAGGATGACCTGCTTATTCTCCAGCGCGACGAAACAGGCTGGCGCCTGAGCGCGGCAAGCCTCTGCTTTCCCTCCTCCTGGGTGCTGAGCGAGAAAATGGGGAAGGTGCTGGCCGACATCCATGCGCCTGTTCCAGGCTTCGGCCCCGGCACGCGGCAGGCCGAGGTGATGGCGCGCATGTTCGACGCCATGCGGGTCGAAACGCCGATGATCCGCTGGAACTTTTCGCTCTATGGCGATGACCGTTTGTTTCATCCCGATATGTCGGGACCACACGATAGTCGCTTCGGGGCGGGCGAGCGGGCAGACCCGGTCTACCTGAGGGTCGAGCGGCAGACCCTGCGCAAATTGCCCGAAACCGGAGCGATTGCCTTCACGATCCGCATTTCCGTGCACCCGTTGGAGCGGCTGGAAGCGCATGAAGATGCGACGCAGATTGCGGCTTCCCTCATCGACCAGATCGAAGCGCTCACGCCCGAACAGCTCGATTACAAGGGGCTGACGCGGGAGAAGAACCGGGTAGTGACGAGGCTGACAGAACTGGCCGGTCGCGGATCCGCTTCCCTTCTCCCCTGA
- a CDS encoding GIY-YIG nuclease family protein, whose protein sequence is MGGFVYILADMRRGRTYIGVTNNLLRRVYEHREGLIAGYTKTYNIKQLVYFEQFGEIGMAIQRETSLKRWYSRWKHALIEEHNPEWRDLWDDIAK, encoded by the coding sequence ATGGGCGGCTTTGTTTACATCCTTGCCGATATGCGGCGTGGGCGCACCTATATTGGTGTCACCAATAACCTATTGCGTCGTGTTTATGAGCATCGCGAAGGGCTGATTGCCGGATACACCAAGACCTACAATATCAAGCAGCTCGTCTATTTCGAGCAGTTTGGCGAGATAGGCATGGCCATTCAACGCGAGACCTCACTCAAGCGTTGGTACAGCCGATGGAAGCACGCGCTGATCGAGGAACATAATCCCGAGTGGCGGGATCTCTGGGATGACATCGCCAAGTGA